The following nucleotide sequence is from Patescibacteria group bacterium.
GCTGGCGAAACAGGCCTGACTGGTAATCACCTAAAAGATATATCCTCAAACAATGCCATTGATTACTGCGCTCCGACTTTAGCCATCACTGCCTTGGGTGAAAATCCTCGGACCTACCCCAACCAAGATTACGTGGTTAAGCTTAAATCTTTTTGGGATGGCGCTCAACTTGGCGATGCTTCAACTTTGAACGATGACATCTTTGGGCTTTTAGCTCTTATTTCTAGCGGCGAAGCAACTGCTGAACCTATAATAACCGGGATTAAAGAATTTCTTATAGCCACCCAAAATTCTAATGGCGGCTGGGGGTTTTCTGTTGGCGGCGATTCGGATACTAATATGACAGCCATGGCCATTATGGCTTTAGTGGAGGCCGGATTAGCTCCTTCTGACTTGCCAATTACCAAAGCAGTGGCTTATCTTGTGTCTTCACAAAATGATGACGGGGGCTTTCCTTGGAGTCCGGCTTCTCCTTGGGGCACGGACTCTGACGCTTCTTCTGACGCTTGGGTAATTAGCGCTATTTATGCTCTTGGGCAGAATCCTGGGGATTGGATTAAAAATGATCATAATCCGATTGAACATCTTAAATCTTTGCAAGCAGCCCAAGGATATTTTGAATATCAAACCGGCACGGGCGAAGATGCGTTTAGTCCTGTTACTACCAGCTATGCAGTTATTGCCCTGGCCGGCAAATCATATCCTGTAAACAAAATCACCTACACGCCCAGCGAAACTTTTGATTTAAGAATTGAAGGCCAAAGTTCAACTATCTGCAGTGGACGGTTTCCTGGTCCGACTGCCCTTAATATTGTTGAAAATGCCAGTGAAATTTGCGGATTTACTTATGAAATTAAAGCTACTGACTATGGTCCGTACTTAAAGAAAATCAATGATGAGGAAGCCGGCGGTCTAATGGGCTGGCTTTACTTTGTTAATTGCACTTCGCCGCTGGTAGGTGCAGCTGACTATATTTTGCAACAAGCTGACGAAGTCCTTTGGTATTTTGGCGAATGGGGCTGGCCTCCTCTAAAGATTGGGGTTTCTGCCGAAGAAGCCGCGTCTGGCGGAACCATAGAAGCTATTGTAGAATATTATGATACAGAGTGGCATCCGCTTGAAAATACTACTGTGAAAGCCGGAAATCATGAATTCACCACTGATGCCAGCGGCAGTACTTCTGTCTCTTTAGCTGATGGCTATTATAATCTTTATGCTGAAAAAGCGGCTTTCGTCCGCAGTAATAAAATTAGGGTAAAATTTGGCGAGCCAACCAGCGATGAAGTCAGTCTCCAGGTTAATATCATTGAGGGTGAAAAACCTGGCACCGGACTTGGACCAGGGCTCGGGCCCGACGAAATATCTTTTTTGGTAGAACCAGAAGAAATAATTTTCGGTGACTTGGCGCCCGGTCAAAGCGCCAGCCAGAATGTAACCATTACCAACACCGGCGCTGTTGATTTATATCTGGAAGGCATTGTTTCGGGTGGAGATATTTTTCAGGATAACCTTACCTTAAATGATACTGCTTGGGAAAACTGGGGAACCAATATCGCCGCCAGCAATCAAAAAGAAACTGCGGTGCAACTGAATATCCCCGGAAATTATTCGGTCTACGGCGAACAAACCGGCAATTTGACTTTTTGGGGGATTACGGAATAGTCACTGGTCACTAGTCACTCGCAACTGGGACTAATTTTTCGACGACTAACCCAATCAAATCAATTTGATTTTAACCTTGTTGTCCTTCTAAAATAAATAAGTCTGGTTTATTATTGGATGTAATTTAACTCTTCCCTAGTGACCAGTTACCAGTGACTAATGACTAAAATCAATGTCCAAAAAAATATCACTCCTCACAATCACAATATTCTTATTAACCACGACTATTGCCCAGGCCGTGGGTGTTAGCGCTGTCCCCTCAAAACTTAAAGTTGACGCAGCTGCTAACGAAATCTCAAGTGCCCATCTCACTATCAAAAATCCTTCAAACAAAGTCAGTATTTATGATGTTTATGCTGATGACTATCAAACCTGGATAAAAATACAACCAATGAGCTTTACCTTGGAAGCTGGCGAAATAAAAAAAGTGACTCTTTCGATTAAGCCGCCTCAAGCAGGAGTTTTCTCTACTAACATCTCTGTCGTGGCCAAGCCGCTTTCAACTAGAGAATTTCAGGCAAACTCGGGGATTAAAATTCCTATCCAAATCAGTGTGCTAGAAAACAGGCAGAAAAAAAACTGGCTGACAATGACCAATGCTTTGTATGTGATTGATATTCTACTTGGGTTTATATTATTGATGACTTTTGTAACCAGGCGAAGACGCTCAAAAGGAATGACATCGCGAGCTTAGCGAACGATGTTATATTGATTATAAAATAAAAACGCTTGGCAAAATTGTCAGGCGTTTTTCTTGTGTAACAATAATAAAGCTCCCTACATTCGCTTCGTCAGTCCGACTTGCTCTGATGCTTTTATGCTTTAATGCTCTCGTGCTTTAATGGGTTTAAATTTCTTCTTCAAATTTCTCATCCTCGGTCTTTTTTGGTCCTCTTAATCTAACAATCACAACCAGCACTGCCAAAACAAAAGCCATAACAATCCCAACAGTCTTAAGCGTTGATGCCCGGCCCAAATTCATTCGAATAAGAGCCCGACTAGTGTCTATTACCTGTTGGGCACCCCAGATCTCCTCTTGCCCTATTTTTATGACATACATCCCTGTCTGGCCCCTTTCATCAAAAACCGCCAGAAAGTAAGGTCTATTTTTTACAAAATCAATCTCACTTCTTGTTCTAATAGCATAAGAGGTTAGGGTAAATTTATCTTTAAAAATCTCCTCGTACTTTGCTTGGGCGCCCTCAAGAATAACCGCCCGGCTGCCTTCGGGAATTAAAAAGGGAAGCGGTGCCTTGTTTTCAATAAAATTCGGACCAATAATAATAAGCGAGGGCCTAAAATCTTTATATTTCTCCTTTAACGGCACCAGGACTTCTATCGGCAGGGTGATATCTTTGGGAAACGTGAATTTATAAAAATCAGGAACACCTGGTTCTTCCACCTGGCCATAAATCATTGTTCTATGCCGGGGCTCGGCAATTTCTTGCGCTTGCTCAATAGAGTTAATTTCTTCTTGCTTGAAAATACTCTCGCGGGCAAAAGTGAGGCAAGGAATAAGAGAAAATGACAGAATTATTAAAATGATTTTGATATGTATTCTTTTCATAAGCATAAAAAAATTTCTAATTCACCTAATTCACCTAATTTCTAATAAAAGATCAAATCTCTAATTTTTTCGGCCAGAGGCCGACCAGCCTTTGGCTGGAATTTTGACCTTAGGAATTTTATTAGGTGAATTAGAAATTAGACAATTAGGTGAATTTTCACAATGGTGAATTAGAAATTAGAAATTTTTTACAATCACCGTATCTCCTCCTTCTTCTCCTTGATAAAATAGCGCCACTGTTCTAAAAATTCTACAAACATCAAAAACGGCGTATCGATTAAAAGATTAAAGACTACGGTTACGATATTATATTTTTTCCAACGCATCGAAAGCCACTTGCCGGCCTGAATAATCGGCAAAGACAGAGGATCAATAATAATATGAAAAAGTCGATCTTTTGCTTCGGTAACATGCAACTCTCGGGCCCGCTGCCTGATCTGGGTTCCGGTAAAAGCGATTAAAGATGTAAAAATAATCAATAGCAGATAAGAAAGCGGCGGGAATTCCAACACATACATAACCCCGATGAAGGCGCCGAAACAAATACAAAAACTGACAAGATAAAGAAAGCCAATTATTATTTTGGAGGCAAGGTTGCGGCTTCGAGGATAAATTTCTATCTCGTAAACATATCTTTTAGTGCTCTCATAAACTATTTTTTGAACCTCGGCCATCACCAGCCGAAAATTACCTTTCTTGGGCGGTCTAATGGTCACTACTATGAGAAACATCAAAAATGTCGGACCAGCAACATCAATAATAGCCGCTAATGAATTAATGTGCCCCATTACATATTTGGTAAAAGGAATCTCCAAAGCATAAAGGGAAAATACATTAGTGGTAAAAATAGATAAAGTGCTGTAAGTAGCCGCTCTGGAGAGTCTTGATTTTAAAGTCTTGAGCCTGTGGATATAAACTTTTTTAATCAAACCCACCAACCCTTCCAGGCTCGAGATATTCTCTTCGGTTCCCAGAGGATCCCCCG
It contains:
- a CDS encoding DUF4430 domain-containing protein, with translation MTRKTTILSFVISLVILSGLGFIFNSQAAPEINQAAVDYLKTKDNSAWKTMALVAAGETGLTGNHLKDISSNNAIDYCAPTLAITALGENPRTYPNQDYVVKLKSFWDGAQLGDASTLNDDIFGLLALISSGEATAEPIITGIKEFLIATQNSNGGWGFSVGGDSDTNMTAMAIMALVEAGLAPSDLPITKAVAYLVSSQNDDGGFPWSPASPWGTDSDASSDAWVISAIYALGQNPGDWIKNDHNPIEHLKSLQAAQGYFEYQTGTGEDAFSPVTTSYAVIALAGKSYPVNKITYTPSETFDLRIEGQSSTICSGRFPGPTALNIVENASEICGFTYEIKATDYGPYLKKINDEEAGGLMGWLYFVNCTSPLVGAADYILQQADEVLWYFGEWGWPPLKIGVSAEEAASGGTIEAIVEYYDTEWHPLENTTVKAGNHEFTTDASGSTSVSLADGYYNLYAEKAAFVRSNKIRVKFGEPTSDEVSLQVNIIEGEKPGTGLGPGLGPDEISFLVEPEEIIFGDLAPGQSASQNVTITNTGAVDLYLEGIVSGGDIFQDNLTLNDTAWENWGTNIAASNQKETAVQLNIPGNYSVYGEQTGNLTFWGITE